A genomic segment from Malus domestica chromosome 05, GDT2T_hap1 encodes:
- the LOC103455989 gene encoding leucine-rich repeat receptor-like serine/threonine-protein kinase SKM1, with translation MSRYGRQTTSLVLYFNFHFFLSLFCYHPLPMVFSQLSSNQKSAMILLSNNLNTPTRVVSWDVNKEPNPCLWTGVRCNPPTNSSVIHISLSGYSLSSSDFLPLVCRIQSLQILDVSGNRLTTIPPGFILNCSKLGGLKLLNFSMNNLEGRLPYFVRFSGLEVLDFARNNLTGSIDSQLDGLVGLRSLNLSFNHFTGSVPTRIGKSKVLEELKLSMNTFDGPIPAELVGYQNLTLIDLSGNRLSGSIPDGIGELAKLEVLILSANGLSGRIPQSISNTTGLWRFAASSNNFNGSIPDGIAKHLKTLDLSFNSLSGSIPSDLLSSLNLHTLDLSNNRLEGQIPPFLSPSLVRLRLGSNSLDGKIPSTANATHQKLTYLEMENNNLTGPIPPELGDCQNLALLNLAQNHLSGALPVELGSLSHLQVLKLQFNNLSGRIPIQITQLPKLSILNISWNSLDGSIPPSVSNMQNLTNMNLQGNKLNGSIPASIAFMDSLMELQLGENHLSGDIPRMPMSLQIALNLSSNLFQGPIPETLSRLSNLEILDLSNNKFSGKIPDFFTGMKTLTQLLLSNNELSGEIPDFGSWVMVNTSGNEGVTNRTTKSSLPKSEKKGMSCAGKILVAIVSTVFVVFS, from the coding sequence ATGAGCAGGTATGGCCGCCAAACCACCTCACTTGTCCTGTATTTCAATTTCCATTTCTTCTTGTCCTTGTTCTGCTACCATCCTCTTCCCATGGTCTTCTCTCAACTCTCCTCAAACCAGAAAAGCGCCATGATCCTTCTCTCCAACAACCTCAACACTCCTACTAGAGTTGTTTCATGGGACGTCAACAAAGAACCAAACCCGTGTTTGTGGACGGGAGTTCGTTGCAATCCCCCGACCAATTCATCCGTCATCCACATTTCACTGTCCGGCTATTCCCTCTCTTCCTCGGACTTTTTGCCACTCGTTTGTCGGATTCAGTCTCTGCAGATTCTCGATGTGTCCGGCAACCGTCTGACCACAATCCCACCTGGGTTTATCTTAAATTGTAGCAAGCTAGGCGGGTTAAAGCTGCTCAATTTTAGTATGAACAATTTGGAGGGTCGTCTTCCCTATTTTGTCAGGTTTTCTGGGTTGGAGGTTTTGGACTTTGCTCGGAACAACTTGACTGGAAGCATTGACTCCCAGTTGGACGGGTTGGTTGGGCTCAGAAGCTTGAACCTTAGCTTCAACCATTTTACTGGGTCTGTTCCGACCCGTATCGGAAAATCCAAGGTTTTGGAGGAGCTTAAGCTTTCTATGAATACGTTTGATGGTCCTATCCCTGCTGAACTTGTGGGATACCAGAATTTGACTCTGATTGATCTTAGCGGAAATCGGCTTTCCGGGAGTATTCCTGATGGAATCGGAGAGCTCGCCAAGTTGGAGGTTTTGATTCTTTCGGCTAATGGATTATCCGGCAGAATCCCACAAAGCATTTCCAATACCACCGGCCTCTGGAGATTTGCAGCAAGTTCTAACAATTTCAATGGTTCAATTCCTGATGGCATTGCAAAGCATCTGAAAACCTTGGACCTCAGTTTTAATAGCTTGAGTGGGTCGATTCCATCGGACCTCTTGTCATCGTTGAATCTGCATACTCTGGATTTGTCGAACAATAGATTGGAGGGACAGATACCGCCATTTCTATCTCCGAGCTTGGTCAGGTTGAGACTGGGAAGCAATTCGCTTGATGGGAAGATACCTTCTACAGCAAATGCAACACATCAAAAGTTGACCTACTTGGAGATGGAAAACAACAACTTGACTGGACCAATTCCTCCTGAATTGGGTGATTGCCAGAATTTGGCGTTGCTGAATTTGGCTCAGAATCACCTGTCTGGGGCTCTGCCGGTGGAGTTGGGTAGCCTTAGCCATCTTCAGGTCTTGAAACTTCAATTTAACAATTTGAGTGGTCGAATTCCAATTCAAATTACTCAACTGCCCAAGTTGTCCATTCTGAATATCAgctggaattctctcgacggtTCAATACCTCCTTCAGTTTCAAACATGCAGAATCTTACTAACATGAACTTACAAGGCAACAAGCTGAACGGTTCCATTCCCGCCAGTATTGCCTTCATGGATTCTCTGATGGAACTCCAACTTGGAGAAAATCACTTAAGTGGTGACATTCCAAGAATGCCGATGTCTTTGCAGATTGCTTTGAATCTCAGCAGCAATCTTTTTCAAGGACCTATTCCCGAAACTCTTTCGAGGCTCAGTAATTTAGAAATTCTGGATCTCTCAAATAACAAATTCTCAGGTAAGATACCGGATTTTTTTACTGGAATGAAAACCTTGACACAGTTGTTACTTTCTAACAATGAGCTCTCTGGAGAAATTCCGGATTTCGGTTCTTGGGTCATGGTCAACACAAGTGGGAACGAGGGTGTGACTAACAGAACAACAAAAAGCAGTCTGCCCAAATCGGAGAAGAAAGGAATGTCATGTGCTGGGAAAATTCTTGTTGCGATTGTTTCTactgtttttgttgtttttagtTAG
- the LOC139196028 gene encoding leucine-rich repeat receptor-like serine/threonine-protein kinase RGI4 encodes MPHQDNIWRPSFLSPIGSFTVGDSVMKNDMTAAVVARKLLISKDNILLSKWSDKLVVKDSLALNVQSIPTHLGKSKVLEELELSVNIFDGSIPIQIVGYQNLTLIDLSGNQLSGIVLDGIGDLAKLEVLILLANRLSDRIPQSISSITSLWRFAANSNNFSGSIPGGIAKHLKNLDLSYNNLSGLIPSHLLSLSNLQTLDLSNNRLEGQIPPVLSPSLVMLRLGNNLLDGVILLTRKTAKLTWHTGQNLTNMNLQGNKLSGSIPASIASMDSLMELQLGENQLSGDIPRMPMSLQIALNLSSNHF; translated from the exons atgcctcatcaagacaacatatggcgcccatccttcttatcccctattggTTCTTTTactgttggggactctgtgatgaagaatgatatgactgctgcggtggtggcaaGAAAACTTCTCATttccaaagataacatactactttccaaatggtctgataagctggttgttaaggattctctggctctcaatgttca GTCTATTCCAACCCATCTCGGAAAGTCCAAGGTTTTGGAGGAGCTTGAGCTTTCTGTGAATATATTTGATGGTTCGATCCCTATTCAAATTGTGGGATATCAAAATTTGACTCTGATTGATCTTAGCGGAAACCAACTTTCTGGGATTGTTCTTGATGGAATCGGAGATCTCGCTAAGTTGGAGGTATTGATTCTTTTGGCTAATAGATTATCCGACAGAATCCCACAAAGCATTTCCAGTATCACTAGCCTGTGGAGATTTGCAGCAAATTCTAACAATTTCAGTGGTTCAATTCCTGGTGGCATTGCAAAGCATCTGAAAAACTTGGACCTTAGTTATAATAACCTGAGTGGGTTGATTCCATCGCACCTTTTGTCATTATCGAATTTGCAGACATTGGATTTGTCGAATAATAGATTGGAGGGACAAATACCGCCAGTTCTATCTCCAAGCTTGGTCATGTTGAGATTGGGAAACAATTTGCTTGATGGTGTAATACTATTGACCCGAAAAACTGCCAAGCTTACATGGCACACAGgccaa AATCTTACTAACATGAACTTACAAGGCAACAAGCTCAGCGGTTCCATTCCAGCCAGTATTGCCTCCATGGATTCTCTGATGGAACTCCAACTTGGAGAAAATCAATTAAGTGGTGACATTCCAAGAATGCCGATGTCTTTGCAGATTGCTTTGAATCTCAGCAGCAATCATTTTTGA